In a single window of the Flavobacterium sp. W4I14 genome:
- a CDS encoding gliding motility-associated lipoprotein GldB (product_source=TIGR03514; cog=COG5504; tigrfam=TIGR03514) — protein sequence MMYNVKHWQIYLIFLFAITFISCRQNNRPDVSNVQVNIKIERFDNELFDGKNKNVIEVDKQLGSKYGVFYDDFIHRILDSKYANTESLANLYRDQAYTDLSKEVDSVFPNLKVQEEGLTETFKYIKYYYPKAKIPKFISFASGFAYQMPVGDNYLGIGLDMFLGKDSKFYKAIVQSVPLYLSRRFTPEYIVPRVAETYAHEELFAEPDDNRTLLSKMLFQGKILYFLDQVLPENLSDSTKIGYTQQQLDWAQNFEGDIWAYFLENNYLYETDYQKIQVFLSEGPFTPGLGENRDSAPKLGVWMGWQIVRKYMKEHPDVTLQQLMADNDAQKILNQSKYKPKQQR from the coding sequence ATGATGTATAACGTAAAACACTGGCAAATTTATCTAATTTTTCTTTTTGCCATCACATTTATTTCCTGCAGGCAAAACAACAGGCCCGATGTAAGCAATGTACAGGTAAACATTAAAATCGAAAGATTTGATAACGAGCTATTTGACGGAAAAAACAAAAATGTTATTGAGGTAGATAAACAGCTTGGTTCGAAATATGGTGTGTTTTATGACGATTTCATCCATCGGATTCTGGACAGTAAATACGCTAATACCGAATCGTTGGCCAATTTGTACCGCGACCAGGCTTATACCGATTTAAGCAAAGAAGTAGATAGTGTTTTTCCAAACTTAAAAGTGCAGGAAGAAGGTTTAACCGAAACTTTTAAATACATTAAATACTATTATCCGAAAGCGAAGATTCCTAAATTTATTTCTTTTGCTTCAGGTTTTGCTTACCAAATGCCCGTAGGCGATAACTATTTGGGTATTGGTTTGGACATGTTTCTGGGCAAAGACAGCAAATTTTACAAGGCTATTGTGCAAAGTGTGCCCTTATACCTTTCGCGGAGGTTTACACCCGAATATATTGTGCCCCGTGTAGCCGAAACATACGCTCACGAAGAACTTTTTGCAGAGCCTGATGACAATAGAACCCTATTGTCTAAGATGCTCTTCCAGGGAAAGATTTTATACTTCTTAGATCAGGTTTTACCTGAAAACTTGAGCGATTCTACCAAAATTGGATATACTCAACAGCAGTTAGACTGGGCACAAAATTTCGAAGGCGATATTTGGGCATATTTTTTGGAGAACAATTACCTGTATGAAACTGACTATCAAAAAATCCAGGTGTTTTTATCCGAAGGTCCTTTTACACCAGGTTTGGGTGAAAATAGGGATTCGGCACCAAAATTGGGTGTATGGATGGGTTGGCAAATTGTAAGAAAATATATGAAAGAACACCCTGATGTTACTCTGCAACAATTAATGGCAGATAACGATGCACAGAAAATTTTAAATCAATCTAAGTACAAACCGAAACAACAGAGATAA
- a CDS encoding outer membrane protease (product_source=COG4571; cleavage_site_network=SignalP-TM; cog=COG4571; pfam=PF17251; superfamily=69917): MLIALRISFIKPFLACLILLLFRQTASAQENPHKWEVKPYAGIQQARFDWSIAGNAAGTSPNVLSELIWKNLKGPSFGLDIKYNITERLSIKAANQYSSITKGEAEDTDYADDNRQNAFYFDLLNADKGYLYDADLQLSYQLLKFGDFNINPIVGLSYHQQKFHLLESANNPDSKGLNSTYVARYKGFDFGAELVLKMQKFSIGATVLGGFYTYSAKANWNLIPDFAKPVSFTHKANSFSLSGDINLTVPLNKSLQVEVDYKINNINTYSGVDKAYFNSRPTEETQFNGASFRKNAVLLGLNFSF, encoded by the coding sequence ATGCTGATCGCTTTGCGGATTTCTTTTATCAAACCATTTTTAGCCTGCTTAATACTCCTATTATTCCGCCAAACCGCATCTGCACAAGAGAATCCCCATAAATGGGAGGTAAAGCCTTATGCAGGCATTCAACAAGCAAGATTTGATTGGTCTATAGCAGGTAATGCGGCCGGAACCAGTCCGAATGTATTATCAGAACTCATCTGGAAAAATCTTAAAGGGCCTAGTTTTGGCTTAGATATTAAATACAATATTACCGAGCGACTTAGTATTAAAGCCGCTAACCAATATAGCAGCATAACTAAGGGCGAGGCAGAAGATACCGATTATGCCGACGATAACCGGCAAAATGCCTTTTATTTCGATCTGCTCAACGCAGATAAGGGTTATTTATACGATGCCGATTTACAGCTCAGTTACCAACTGCTAAAATTTGGCGATTTTAACATCAATCCAATTGTTGGACTTTCATATCATCAGCAAAAATTTCATCTGTTAGAAAGTGCAAATAACCCTGACAGCAAAGGCTTAAACTCTACGTATGTAGCAAGATATAAAGGATTCGATTTTGGAGCAGAACTTGTTCTTAAAATGCAGAAATTCAGTATAGGTGCTACTGTTTTAGGCGGTTTTTATACTTATTCGGCAAAAGCCAACTGGAATTTAATTCCTGATTTTGCAAAACCTGTAAGCTTTACACATAAGGCAAATTCTTTTTCATTAAGTGGCGATATCAATCTGACTGTACCACTGAACAAAAGTTTACAGGTAGAGGTTGACTATAAAATCAATAACATCAATACTTACTCTGGTGTAGATAAGGCTTATTTTAATAGTAGACCAACAGAGGAAACTCAGTTTAATGGCGCAAGTTTCAGAAAAAATGCAGTGTTGCTGGGGCTAAACTTTAGCTTTTAA
- a CDS encoding osmotically inducible protein OsmC (product_source=KO:K04063; cath_funfam=3.30.300.20; cog=COG1764; ko=KO:K04063; pfam=PF02566; superfamily=82784; tigrfam=TIGR03562) yields MKRNATAVWQGSIKEGNGNITTQSTTLNNTQYSFNSRFAEGVGTNPEELIAAAHAGCFTMKLSANLTEAGFTADKLETKCEINLDPSKGEIVESHLTLTASVPNLTQEKFDELVADAEKNCPISKLLNTTITVDATLA; encoded by the coding sequence ATGAAAAGAAATGCAACAGCCGTATGGCAAGGTTCTATTAAAGAAGGTAATGGTAACATCACTACACAAAGTACCACTTTAAATAATACTCAATACTCTTTTAATTCTCGCTTTGCAGAAGGTGTTGGCACAAATCCGGAGGAATTAATTGCTGCTGCGCACGCAGGCTGTTTTACCATGAAATTATCTGCTAACTTAACTGAAGCAGGATTTACAGCAGATAAATTAGAAACCAAATGTGAAATCAACCTGGATCCATCAAAAGGTGAAATTGTAGAATCGCACTTAACGCTAACCGCTTCTGTTCCTAATCTAACACAGGAAAAATTTGATGAGTTAGTAGCCGATGCAGAAAAAAACTGCCCAATCTCTAAATTATTAAACACAACGATTACCGTTGATGCGACTTTAGCGTAA
- a CDS encoding serralysin (product_source=KO:K01406; cath_funfam=3.40.390.10; cleavage_site_network=SignalP-noTM; ko=KO:K01406; pfam=PF01400; superfamily=55486), whose product MKFLKLNKTLLTALALTTVLFACKKEKPTETADLQKPELSAVNPLGDIQICTERSLDGTTPRGAVLKSTKWIPGTTIKVSLNGSTAAIRAKVIQYAKAWEQYANIKFNFVTNDNTAKIRVSFVSGDGSWSYIGKSTPSTGATMNYGWLTATTADSEYSRVVIHEFGHALGLIHEHQHPLVAIPWDKPAVYAYYAAAPNYWSQADVDNNLFAKYSTTQTNYSAYDKYSIMHYSVPNELTIGDFEVGWNTVLSPTDKSFIASVYPF is encoded by the coding sequence ATGAAATTCTTAAAATTAAATAAAACCCTATTAACTGCCCTGGCGCTAACCACAGTATTATTTGCATGTAAAAAAGAAAAACCTACAGAGACGGCAGATTTACAAAAACCTGAATTATCTGCTGTAAACCCTCTTGGCGATATCCAGATCTGTACAGAAAGATCTTTAGATGGAACTACCCCAAGAGGCGCCGTTCTAAAGTCTACAAAATGGATCCCAGGGACTACGATTAAAGTAAGTTTAAACGGGAGTACCGCAGCCATCAGGGCTAAAGTAATCCAATATGCAAAAGCGTGGGAACAATATGCCAACATCAAATTCAACTTTGTAACAAACGATAATACAGCCAAAATCAGGGTAAGTTTTGTAAGTGGGGATGGATCTTGGTCGTACATTGGAAAATCAACGCCTAGCACCGGTGCGACTATGAACTACGGTTGGTTAACTGCAACTACAGCAGATTCTGAATATAGCCGCGTAGTAATCCACGAATTCGGTCATGCCTTAGGATTAATCCATGAGCACCAACATCCATTAGTGGCTATTCCTTGGGATAAACCTGCTGTTTATGCCTATTATGCTGCTGCACCAAATTACTGGAGCCAGGCAGATGTAGACAATAACTTATTTGCAAAATACAGTACCACACAAACCAATTATAGCGCTTACGATAAATATTCGATCATGCACTATTCTGTTCCAAACGAATTAACCATTGGTGATTTCGAGGTGGGATGGAATACCGTATTATCTCCTACTGATAAATCATTTATCGCCTCAGTATATCCATTTTAG
- a CDS encoding NAD+ synthase (glutamine-hydrolyzing) (product_source=KO:K01950; cath_funfam=3.40.50.620,3.60.110.10; cog=COG0171,COG0388; ko=KO:K01950; pfam=PF00795,PF02540; superfamily=52402,56317; tigrfam=TIGR00552): MKIALAQLNYHIGNFEANTKKIIENIQLAKDKGADLVVFAELAICGYPPRDFLEFDEFIVLCETAAQEIAKHCTDIACILGLPIKNEVLQGKDLFNAAYFIEEGKVKAVVKKALLPTYDVFDEYRYFEPATQFNCIDFKGKKIALTICEDLWNINDNPLYVSSPMDELIKEEPDLMINIAASPFSYTHDDERIKVLGDNAKKYNLPVFYVNQVGAQTEIIFDGGSLVFDADGAVKSEMKYFEEDLQVFDLEEVENVRNKYPQSERLTDIEQIHDALILGIKDYFSKSGFSKAVLGLSGGIDSAVVCALACRALGPENVMAVLMPSKFSSDHSVQDALDLVNNIGCMHEIVPIKEVAEAFDHILAPAFKGLPFNLAEENVQARIRGIINMAMSNKFGYILLNTSNKSECAVGYGTLYGDMCGAIGVIGDVYKMQVFELARYINKEREIIPVNTIVKPPSAELRPDQKDSDSLPEYEILDKILYQHIEKKQGSKAIIAQGFDEALVLRILKMVNVAEFKRYQTPPILRVSPKAFGMGRRMPIVGKYMV, from the coding sequence ATGAAAATAGCACTAGCACAACTCAATTACCATATCGGGAACTTTGAGGCAAACACGAAAAAAATAATCGAAAATATTCAATTGGCGAAAGATAAAGGTGCAGATTTGGTCGTTTTTGCCGAGCTTGCTATCTGTGGCTATCCACCAAGAGATTTTTTGGAGTTTGATGAGTTTATCGTATTGTGCGAAACTGCTGCTCAGGAAATAGCTAAACACTGTACAGATATTGCCTGTATTTTGGGATTACCTATTAAAAACGAAGTATTACAGGGAAAAGATCTGTTTAATGCTGCCTATTTTATCGAAGAAGGGAAAGTTAAAGCCGTGGTTAAAAAAGCACTTTTACCTACCTACGATGTATTTGATGAGTACCGTTATTTCGAACCTGCTACACAATTTAACTGTATCGATTTTAAGGGAAAAAAAATTGCCTTAACCATTTGCGAAGATCTGTGGAATATCAACGATAATCCATTGTATGTGTCAAGCCCTATGGATGAGCTGATTAAGGAGGAACCTGACCTAATGATTAATATTGCAGCATCTCCTTTCTCTTATACTCATGATGATGAACGCATTAAAGTATTAGGCGATAATGCCAAAAAGTATAACTTGCCTGTATTTTATGTAAACCAGGTTGGTGCGCAGACTGAGATTATTTTTGATGGCGGTTCTTTGGTTTTTGATGCTGATGGAGCCGTGAAATCAGAGATGAAGTATTTTGAAGAGGATCTTCAGGTTTTTGATCTGGAAGAGGTTGAAAATGTGCGTAATAAATATCCCCAATCGGAAAGATTGACCGATATTGAGCAGATTCACGACGCGTTGATTTTAGGTATAAAAGATTATTTCAGTAAATCTGGCTTCAGTAAAGCCGTTTTAGGCTTATCAGGTGGGATCGACTCCGCTGTGGTTTGCGCCTTGGCTTGTCGCGCATTAGGCCCAGAGAATGTAATGGCCGTTTTAATGCCTTCTAAATTCTCTTCCGACCATTCTGTTCAGGATGCTTTAGATTTGGTTAACAATATTGGCTGCATGCACGAAATTGTGCCAATTAAAGAAGTTGCAGAAGCTTTCGATCATATACTGGCACCAGCTTTTAAAGGTCTGCCCTTTAACCTTGCCGAAGAAAATGTACAGGCCCGTATCCGTGGCATTATTAATATGGCCATGAGTAATAAGTTTGGTTATATTTTATTGAATACATCGAACAAAAGCGAGTGCGCTGTTGGTTATGGTACTTTATACGGAGATATGTGCGGTGCAATTGGCGTAATAGGCGATGTATATAAAATGCAGGTTTTTGAGCTGGCAAGGTACATTAACAAAGAAAGAGAAATTATTCCGGTCAATACCATTGTTAAACCACCATCTGCAGAGTTAAGGCCTGATCAAAAAGATTCTGATTCCTTACCTGAATATGAAATTCTCGATAAAATATTATATCAGCACATCGAGAAGAAACAGGGCTCTAAAGCCATTATTGCTCAAGGTTTTGATGAGGCATTGGTGCTGCGGATTCTGAAAATGGTTAATGTTGCAGAATTTAAACGCTATCAAACACCACCAATTTTAAGGGTATCGCCAAAAGCATTTGGTATGGGCAGAAGAATGCCGATAGTAGGGAAATATATGGTTTAG
- a CDS encoding hypothetical protein (product_source=Hypo-rule applied; cath_funfam=3.40.390.10; cleavage_site_network=SignalP-noTM; pfam=PF12388; superfamily=55486) codes for MKHLLTKTMLIALLSVMVISCSKKNEMPADQKNDIQNQKVLAYIKNLGFTDAQIVESGENYVVDGDIVFSKTMEVPADNGKPITEQYYNGNIVTNSSNIRVKIDPSINGMISEINSAINQWNTVPNSKIKFVITTGTIYDILIKVDNTIGSSTCGQAYLSTSNGKAGNTVWINQNLIQNNSFAQRTRTITHEFGHTISFKHTNQSTTINVPGVGGTDALSLMNGGQCGSGATVLSAKDKQATAVLYPL; via the coding sequence ATGAAACACCTATTAACAAAAACTATGCTGATTGCATTGCTCTCAGTAATGGTAATCTCGTGCTCGAAGAAAAATGAGATGCCAGCAGATCAGAAAAACGATATTCAAAACCAAAAAGTTCTTGCCTACATCAAAAATCTTGGATTTACAGATGCACAGATTGTAGAAAGTGGCGAAAATTACGTTGTAGACGGCGATATCGTATTTAGCAAAACCATGGAAGTACCTGCCGATAATGGGAAGCCGATAACAGAACAGTATTACAATGGAAATATTGTAACCAATAGCAGTAATATCCGCGTTAAAATCGACCCTTCTATAAACGGGATGATCAGCGAGATCAATTCTGCAATCAACCAATGGAATACAGTACCAAACTCCAAAATCAAATTTGTGATTACGACAGGTACTATTTATGATATCCTTATTAAAGTAGATAACACAATTGGAAGTTCTACATGCGGGCAGGCTTATTTATCAACCTCCAACGGTAAGGCTGGCAATACAGTTTGGATTAACCAAAACCTGATCCAGAACAATTCTTTTGCACAACGCACAAGAACCATAACACATGAATTTGGACATACCATTTCATTTAAACATACCAACCAATCTACAACCATTAATGTCCCTGGAGTTGGAGGAACCGATGCATTATCATTAATGAACGGTGGACAATGTGGAAGCGGCGCAACTGTTTTATCAGCAAAGGATAAACAGGCTACCGCAGTATTGTACCCTTTATAA
- a CDS encoding hypothetical protein (product_source=Hypo-rule applied; cleavage_site_network=SignalP-noTM; pfam=PF13568; superfamily=56925), with translation MKRISTILILSLLSIGAWAQSSPLTNYGFRLGLTATPTFGWIKPEQGKTDGIALGFSYGLIGDFNFAPNYSFSTALTITSINGKSTEANVLPYYSASSSTAPKAYDLKYKLQYVDLPLTIKLKTVKADGKRWYGQFGLSNSINISAKQDAVTGGAVVGDNLNVSDNIKLYRAGLIIGGGGEFDISGNTSIVAGLTFNNGFTNIVTDKARDVRNHYLALNFGVFF, from the coding sequence ATGAAAAGAATATCGACCATTTTAATTTTGTCTCTTTTGAGTATTGGCGCATGGGCGCAAAGTTCTCCTTTAACCAATTACGGTTTTAGGTTAGGTTTAACCGCTACCCCAACTTTTGGCTGGATTAAGCCTGAACAAGGAAAAACAGACGGAATAGCATTGGGCTTTTCTTATGGATTAATTGGTGACTTTAATTTTGCCCCGAATTATAGTTTTTCTACTGCACTAACCATCACTTCGATAAATGGTAAAAGTACAGAGGCGAATGTGCTGCCTTATTATAGTGCCAGTAGTAGCACTGCACCAAAAGCTTACGATTTAAAATATAAATTACAATATGTAGACTTGCCGTTAACCATTAAACTAAAAACTGTTAAGGCTGATGGGAAACGCTGGTATGGTCAGTTTGGATTGTCTAATTCAATCAACATCAGTGCTAAGCAAGATGCTGTAACAGGCGGAGCGGTTGTTGGCGATAATTTAAATGTATCCGATAATATTAAACTTTACCGTGCCGGATTAATCATTGGTGGTGGCGGCGAATTTGATATTTCGGGGAATACCAGTATCGTAGCTGGTTTAACTTTTAATAACGGTTTCACTAATATTGTAACAGATAAAGCCAGAGATGTTAGAAATCATTATTTGGCACTTAATTTCGGTGTATTCTTTTAA
- a CDS encoding NTE family protein (product_source=KO:K07001; cath_funfam=3.40.1090.10; cog=COG1752; ko=KO:K07001; pfam=PF01734; superfamily=52151), whose translation MKVGIVLSGGGIRGIAHLGVLKAFSNLGITFSHISGTSAGAIAGAFFAAGIDPEEGLNIFLKTKLWRFVRPAVGSLGLINIENTSLILKEYFPEDSIEKLKIPLTIAAVNFSEGRLVYFTKGPLIRAIHASSCIPGIFKPIMIDGQMYVDGGILNNFPVEPLMDDCDFIIGSSCNHLKPVDKITGITNLMGRAGIMSINHDMERKAKFCNVLIEPKGLGAISTFDMKRAEDIYWLAHEEALITIKNSPTISELITK comes from the coding sequence ATGAAAGTTGGCATTGTATTATCAGGTGGAGGCATTAGGGGAATAGCACATTTAGGCGTTTTAAAAGCCTTTAGCAATTTAGGCATTACCTTTAGTCACATTAGCGGAACAAGTGCAGGAGCGATAGCCGGGGCCTTTTTTGCCGCAGGCATAGATCCGGAGGAAGGCTTAAATATTTTCCTTAAAACGAAACTCTGGCGCTTTGTACGGCCTGCAGTAGGTTCTTTAGGATTAATCAATATCGAAAACACTTCCCTGATTTTAAAGGAATATTTTCCGGAAGATTCAATTGAAAAGCTAAAAATACCTTTAACCATTGCTGCTGTAAATTTTAGCGAAGGCCGATTGGTTTATTTTACAAAAGGACCGCTTATTAGAGCAATTCATGCCTCTAGCTGCATACCTGGTATTTTTAAACCCATTATGATCGATGGCCAGATGTATGTGGATGGCGGTATTTTAAATAACTTTCCGGTCGAACCTTTAATGGATGACTGCGATTTCATTATCGGCTCGTCTTGTAACCACCTTAAACCAGTTGATAAAATTACCGGTATTACCAATTTAATGGGGCGTGCCGGTATAATGTCTATTAACCACGATATGGAAAGAAAAGCAAAATTCTGTAACGTATTAATCGAACCAAAAGGTTTAGGGGCCATCAGCACATTCGATATGAAACGTGCAGAAGATATTTATTGGCTGGCACACGAAGAAGCCTTGATTACAATTAAAAATAGCCCAACAATCTCTGAATTGATAACAAAATAG
- a CDS encoding signal peptidase II (product_source=KO:K03101; cog=COG0597; ko=KO:K03101; pfam=PF01252; superfamily=103473; tigrfam=TIGR00077; transmembrane_helix_parts=Outside_1_66,TMhelix_67_89,Inside_90_100,TMhelix_101_118,Outside_119_132,TMhelix_133_155,Inside_156_168), translating into MQQLKSLRWSVLLLLLTLNFGCDQISKKIVRKEISDYEHISIIQDRFTLTKVENSGAFLSLGDNMPYIFRLIILTGLPLLFLGYGLYFLFAKRNLPMSMQIALCFLIGGGIGNLYDRIVHGSVTDFMHMDFYLFQTGVFNFADISIMIGVGILLFQSIRSNRLKHEVD; encoded by the coding sequence ATGCAACAGTTAAAAAGCCTTAGGTGGTCTGTCTTATTATTACTGCTCACATTAAATTTTGGCTGCGATCAGATTTCTAAAAAAATTGTGCGTAAAGAGATTAGCGATTACGAACACATCAGCATTATACAAGACCGTTTTACCTTAACCAAAGTAGAAAACAGTGGTGCATTTTTAAGTCTTGGCGATAATATGCCCTACATCTTTAGACTCATTATTCTAACAGGCTTGCCATTACTATTTTTGGGCTACGGATTATATTTCCTCTTTGCCAAACGCAATTTACCAATGAGTATGCAAATTGCTTTGTGTTTTCTGATCGGTGGTGGAATTGGCAACCTATATGATCGGATTGTACATGGATCGGTTACCGATTTTATGCATATGGATTTTTACCTCTTCCAAACAGGCGTTTTCAATTTTGCTGATATTTCGATCATGATTGGTGTAGGCATATTGCTTTTCCAATCGATTAGAAGTAATAGACTAAAACACGAGGTAGATTAG
- a CDS encoding apolipoprotein N-acyltransferase (product_source=KO:K03820; cath_funfam=3.60.110.10; cog=COG0815; ko=KO:K03820; pfam=PF00795,PF20154; superfamily=56317; tigrfam=TIGR00546; transmembrane_helix_parts=Inside_1_6,TMhelix_7_21,Outside_22_25,TMhelix_26_45,Inside_46_56,TMhelix_57_76,Outside_77_90,TMhelix_91_113,Inside_114_125,TMhelix_126_145,Outside_146_164,TMhelix_165_187,Inside_188_199,TMhelix_200_222,Outside_223_517,TMhelix_518_540,Inside_541_542) has protein sequence MNKKQTYLLALLSAFLLWLAWPPMPFTTPLLLIGLVPLFVALNSISGSAEKKQGKRIFLTAGLTFLVWNTASTYWVYNAISAYNTGFIGIIVSFLVSLIPYGLGALLMTFAFWLYYRLGKYVNKKIAYLGLIAFYIALEYLQQTWDLAFPWMTLGNGLAGMHQLAQWYDFTGIYGGSLWILVSNILAFEAYKKFKSQTGYLRFRTAGIWALVVIIPISISLAKYFTAEQKGTPSNVVVVQPNIDPYQKLENIPPLEQVKILTHLSDSIGQTNTEYFIWPETAIPSYDNEDRIRETTTFSTLQNFISKYKNGTLITGIESIKIYPDKKTLSAQYDQQANLYVDHFNTAMQIENSADVRFYHKSKLVPGVEKMPFPKVFSFLDGVFAQLGGAVGGWGWQEKPDVLYAQSGIGVAPVICYESLWGDWIGQSVKDGAQFIAIITNDGWWGNTSGKDQHMMYAKLRAIETHRDVARSANTGISCFINQRGDVTQSTKWWTRTAIKANINLNDEITFYVKSGDIIAKILSVLAVVLALIIPYRKWVKK, from the coding sequence ATGAACAAGAAACAAACTTACCTCCTCGCCCTCTTAAGTGCATTTTTGCTATGGCTAGCCTGGCCACCAATGCCTTTTACCACCCCACTGTTATTGATCGGCCTGGTGCCTTTATTCGTTGCGCTCAATTCCATTTCAGGTAGTGCTGAGAAAAAGCAGGGGAAAAGAATTTTCTTGACTGCAGGCTTAACATTTTTGGTTTGGAATACGGCATCAACCTATTGGGTCTATAATGCCATAAGCGCATATAATACAGGTTTTATAGGAATAATAGTATCTTTTCTTGTCTCATTAATTCCTTACGGTTTAGGTGCACTTTTAATGACTTTTGCTTTTTGGTTATACTATCGATTGGGCAAATATGTAAATAAAAAGATCGCCTACCTGGGGTTAATTGCCTTTTATATCGCTTTAGAATATTTGCAGCAAACCTGGGATTTGGCTTTCCCTTGGATGACTCTAGGTAATGGTTTAGCAGGAATGCATCAGCTGGCGCAATGGTATGATTTTACCGGCATTTACGGAGGTTCACTGTGGATTTTAGTGAGCAATATCCTAGCTTTTGAAGCTTACAAGAAATTTAAATCACAAACAGGTTATTTAAGGTTTAGAACTGCAGGAATCTGGGCTTTGGTGGTAATTATTCCCATCAGCATTTCATTAGCCAAATACTTTACAGCAGAACAAAAAGGTACGCCAAGCAATGTGGTGGTGGTTCAACCCAATATTGATCCTTATCAAAAGCTGGAGAATATCCCACCTTTGGAACAGGTTAAAATCTTAACACATTTATCCGATTCGATCGGACAAACCAACACCGAATATTTTATCTGGCCGGAAACGGCTATACCAAGTTACGACAACGAAGATCGGATCCGCGAAACGACAACCTTTAGTACCCTACAAAACTTCATCAGTAAATATAAAAACGGCACACTGATCACCGGAATAGAAAGCATTAAAATCTATCCCGACAAAAAAACACTTTCTGCACAGTACGACCAGCAGGCAAACCTTTATGTTGATCATTTCAATACGGCCATGCAGATCGAAAATTCAGCAGATGTTCGCTTTTACCATAAATCCAAGCTGGTACCTGGGGTAGAAAAAATGCCGTTCCCGAAAGTATTTTCCTTTTTAGATGGGGTTTTCGCACAACTGGGCGGAGCTGTTGGTGGATGGGGCTGGCAAGAAAAACCTGATGTGCTTTACGCACAAAGTGGAATCGGAGTTGCGCCAGTAATCTGTTACGAAAGTCTTTGGGGCGATTGGATTGGCCAATCGGTTAAAGATGGTGCGCAATTTATTGCTATTATCACTAATGATGGCTGGTGGGGAAATACCTCTGGTAAAGACCAGCACATGATGTACGCAAAGCTTAGGGCAATTGAAACCCACCGTGATGTAGCCCGCTCAGCAAATACAGGGATATCTTGCTTCATCAATCAGCGTGGCGACGTAACACAAAGCACCAAATGGTGGACAAGGACAGCAATAAAGGCAAACATTAACCTAAACGACGAGATTACCTTTTATGTAAAAAGTGGCGATATTATTGCAAAAATATTGAGTGTTTTAGCGGTTGTCTTAGCCTTGATCATTCCTTATAGAAAATGGGTAAAAAAATAA